In one Spirosoma rigui genomic region, the following are encoded:
- a CDS encoding glycosyltransferase family 2 protein: MSDVSVIILTHNEEKHIARCLQSLHLFTREIFIVDSFSTDRTVDIARSMGAVVVQNPWVNYATQFNYGIAHTPFQSTWLMRMDADEYVLPELATEINSRISTLSTDVAGVYVKRRVMFFDHWIRHGGYYPIWLLRLWRRGQGICEETWMDEHIKISMPGNAPLKTIQFQHDLVDHNLNNLTWWTQKHNNYAIREVIDLLNIKYDFDDTQRVEPRLFGSQEQRKRYLKIQYASLPLFTRPFLYFLYRYFIRMGFLDGRRGLMWHFLQGGWYRFLVDAKVFEVYYHAGRDKQAIVNYFRSEYGKDLSPKQPRPLGQS; the protein is encoded by the coding sequence ATGAGTGACGTATCCGTCATCATTTTAACCCACAACGAAGAGAAACACATAGCCCGGTGTTTACAGAGTCTTCACTTGTTCACCCGCGAGATTTTCATTGTCGATTCGTTTTCAACCGATCGAACAGTCGACATTGCCCGGTCAATGGGCGCCGTTGTTGTGCAGAATCCCTGGGTTAACTACGCCACCCAATTTAACTATGGCATTGCTCATACGCCCTTCCAGAGCACCTGGCTGATGCGGATGGATGCCGACGAATATGTTCTTCCCGAACTGGCCACGGAAATTAACAGCCGGATCAGCACGCTGTCGACCGACGTAGCCGGTGTTTACGTGAAGCGCCGGGTCATGTTTTTCGATCACTGGATCCGGCACGGCGGCTACTATCCGATCTGGCTGCTGCGCCTGTGGCGACGCGGGCAGGGAATTTGTGAAGAAACCTGGATGGATGAGCACATTAAAATTTCAATGCCGGGTAATGCCCCGCTGAAAACAATTCAATTTCAGCACGATCTGGTCGACCATAACCTGAATAACCTGACCTGGTGGACCCAGAAGCATAATAACTATGCTATACGGGAAGTAATTGACTTACTGAATATAAAGTATGACTTTGACGATACCCAGCGGGTTGAGCCCCGGCTGTTTGGTTCGCAGGAACAGCGCAAGCGTTACCTAAAAATACAATATGCATCGCTCCCCCTCTTCACTCGTCCGTTTTTGTACTTTTTGTATCGGTACTTCATCCGGATGGGCTTTCTCGACGGTCGGCGGGGTCTGATGTGGCATTTTCTGCAGGGAGGCTGGTACCGGTTCCTGGTCGACGCGAAGGTGTTTGAAGTGTATTACCACGCTGGCCGGGACAAGCAGGCTATCGTTAATTATTTCCGATCCGAATATGGCAAAGACCTCAGCCCAAAACAGCCCCGGCCCCTCGGTCAGTCCTGA